The Oryza brachyantha chromosome 6, ObraRS2, whole genome shotgun sequence region ttcaaatttaaagttaaaaatttaaattttggcttgtaagAGTTATCGGACGTGAAACGATTAGGCTGATACTTTTCAGGCACATTGCTAGTGAAACAGATGCTAaattctcatcttttcgtttctacctatgcttataagcaaaaattggAATTTTGTAACCTTAAATTTCATGTGactttgagttttttatcgaagtttatttttcagtcttgacttttggatcaataagaacacatatataaaagttttattaacaaattatgtTTTGTCTGCGGCTATGGTATTTGCCCTTTTTtattaagagcatctccatcATAGTTGCTACATGACTCtctataccaaaatttagcaATTATGATAAGAATTTAAGCTCTAACAGACTTGCCAACTATATTGGCCATCCAACTGGCCAAAGTACCACTCCCACTTGCCAAATTTGACTATTTAAAATTGTCTTGCTAATTATGGGCTTCACACATATTGCCTTTATCTACACATCTATAGAATTATAAATAAAGATGTTGTTAAACTACGTAGTTAATACAGAGATAATTTTTTGACTAATtagctaaatatataaatagagagCCAAAAATGAAGATAAAGTTAGAGCAGCTCCAATGTATATGCTAAGAAGGTgcagagaggagaaaaaaatgtatgcgATGGATGCTATAAATTGGAGGGAGGGTGTTAAGCTAATTTTCTAAGCACCCATTGCTTATTTAGGCAACTAAtgttaagattaaaaaaatattttagctaaatatttaatattgtatGGTGGGTAAAGGTGAAAATGATAATATCTTTTTATCTTAGTGGGTCCCACCTTAATCTAAGCTATATAAGTGTAAACGTTGAAACACTCTTGACCAAACTAACACATTATGATATGtccatttataaaataaaacttagtaAGAAATTATAAACTAAGATGCCCTTAGAGATGCTCTCAAAGACAAGAAGATGACCCGACAGACCCGTCCGCTGCCAGCCCTCCTTCCTGATTGGCAAAAAGGTAATTATTCCACTCACCACTTAACCAGTGCTCTCTTTCCCCATTCGCAGCCGCCGTACTCCCGTCTCCCGTGCAGCCGTGCTCACTCACCAGTGAAGTGAAGAGCAGGCAAATCCACTGAGCAAGTTCCTCGAGGACGAAGGGAGAGATGGGCGACACGGAGAGGAGCTCTATACTGGTGCACATTTTAGTGGTCGCCCTCTGCCTCACCGCATTTGGCTttgccatcgccgccgagcaCCGCCGCAGCACGGTACTATGctcctgctttttttttttcttgtcttccttttattttccttcCAGCGCCCTCAAAGTATCGAGCTTCCCGAGTGGCAGGACTCTAGTCGGAAGGATTCGAACAGATCAACACCTAAATGTAGTGTAGAACTTTAGACTTTTACCGAGGGGTACTGATGATTGGGTATTTGGCTAACGAATAAAAGTTGACGGAAACTCTCGATTCCAATTGTTTGTCTTTGAATAAGGAATTTGCGTTTTAGTTGCTATATTGGATATCCTAAGTTGTCCTAGGTTTTTTATGGAGTGCATAGCTAGTTGGTACTAGGTGGTGAATCCAGAGGTTAGTTTGAAGATAGAGGATCTCAATCCGAGTCCGGAGTAACTGTTAGTGATGGGAATTGCAAGTTAGTATTTGTTTGACAGATGTACGGACGTTAAAGTTAAAGTGCTTACTGTTGAAGTTAGATTTACAGAAATTCTAAGCTAACGTGTAAGGGGTGAGGGGTTTAGGGGAATTGCTCTGAGAATTTTTGGGATGTAGTTTGAACTAAATCCTAATTATTGCAGTCCATAATCCAGTTACCCAAATAGGTTTCATGATCAACAAATTTTTGGCTTTTCGGctctttaaatattttgatgttgGATAGGACGTAAGGCCTCCAAATATTGaacaaaactatatttctCTTGACAAGCCCAACATGTCAGTTGATTGTAAGATTACTAAGAAACTCATTCTGAATGTTAACAGCCCTATCCCACATCCAAGCACAACAATACTAACAAGAATTCAATTTACATTCTCTAGAATCTAAAGatttgaaaagaaagataCCAACTTATGTGGACTTGCTGTGTTTAGAATGATAGGTGGTATTACTATCTGTTATTTCCTAAATGGTAGAGCTCCGTTCTTAAATTCCTATATGTTGGAATTCAGTTCTTAAACACTTTTTACAACAGTAGCAAAGGAGTTTAAGTGTTTAACATCAGCGGAAAATTGTTAAAAGAATTATTCCAGaacttatttgtttttgtctCATATAAATggctaaaattttgaattttaaattgtttttaagtATCTAGATGACTTAGTTTCTGCAATATTTACAGTAATGTGATAATATGATCTACGATTTCAAGCTAATTTCATTTAACATATAATCCAATGTAGTATGataacatatacatacatacacatatcAGTGAACAGAACTTCAATGTTATAACTAACTAGAATTGTGCCCAACGTAAGAAATTAACTAAAACAGCCTACACATTTTTCAGGTCAGTTTAATTCAGTTATACTGTCTCAGGTCTTGGGTTGATTAAGGTTGCAGCTTCGGCAATACTCATTtctaatatgaatgataaCAAAATATGGTTTTGactttatcatataataactATAGTGATAATATCCAGAAGCACATGGAGTCTATACTATAGCATTTACCTAGGATTTTTTATATGGCATGTTTTATCTTGGCAAAATTCAGgatttaaatactaaaattgTGGCAAATCCCGAAATCCCCTTTATCTTCCAAGGCACAGCCGAAGTTACGTAAGTGCTTGAAATCTAAGAATGGACCTAATTTGTTGTGTACGTTGAAGATGTCTACATATGTCACATAGTGCCTTATGAAGTACGTAATAGAAAGACAAATATCTACTTAGGAGCTTCTATCCCCCCAAAATTTGTCACTTAAATAAGATTAGGGGCTGTGATCACCGAATTGCTCCTTAGATTTAAATGCTATAGTAATCTCAAAGGTTCTCTTGATCACTTCTTTATGTCCGTGTTTATCCCCCTCCATGTATTGCTAGGGTCACTGGGGTGATGCAATGAAATAGTTGTTCTGACTCCTAGGTTCATGTACTCAGTATAATTAACACAACTATATTGGACCTGAACTGATCTACTGCATGCTAAGCATCATATAAATAAGTATTACATGTATAATACTATGGATAGTGACTATGGAAAAAGAACTATTCATTTGTAATGTGCAGCTTGCCTAGGGTTTATGTTATTGtcaaaaaatatgcaaaataattttaataccaAACAATCGTACTAGGTAACTGTAGCTTTTCCTACAAAATATTGTAAAGCTATGTTATCCATAAGTAATTAACTACCAAACAATTCAGGTTTCCTAACCAATCTATACACTAACTGAAATCAAAAGTAAGGTATTGCACATTGAGATAGAGCCTGGAGTTGTTTCAGTGCATATTTGTGTTTCAGCAAGAAAGATTATTATTGGATACTGTAACAATGGAAGGATAAGAATCAACAGTCATGTTGTCTTTCAAAGGTCAAATTACAAATTCGTTCTTTATTTACGAAAATAACGCCACTAATCGATTCACTTCATGATAATACTATATGGATCTTCAACATTGAGAAACAGTTGCACCCTATCACAAAGATCCATTTTCATCGGTTGCTATATTGACTCATTGCCCTTACAAAGAATTCGAACTGAAAAATTTATGCACAATATTAATCATCTCTTAGTCTTAAAATATTATCAACTAGGTTTTGAAGCCAATTTAGATCGAAATCACACACTCAACCTTTTAGTTTTCACAAGCTTTTACTTGTTTGTTGCTAACTTGTTGGCATTGTGGAATATTAAATAGGGAGAAATCCTAAGATCTGTTGTATATTGTGTAAGGATACGGGTGACTATAATAgcgtaaaagaaaattttctaccaAGTAAACCAGAAACCATGCAAGTAAAGTATCATGGATCATTACCACACAACGCGTTGTGCAGCGGAAGAAGGTACTAAAAAGCCAAAGTAAAGTCGGCGATCTGACGTGCATCTATGTAGAGGAATTAGTCGATCAACACCGCAATCTAGTGGTATGCACACTTATAGGGAAGGAACACCATGCAACATCTGGCTGCGGCTAGGGTTTTGCCTCGAGAGGAGGACAGTTAGAGATTTCTCATGCAACAAACCAACCTCCTCGTCCTTATATAAGACCTGAAATCGGGCCTCCAATGCCTATACGAACCGAGCCCGTATTGGATGAACATAGGTTCATAATTACTCGGTTGCAACCCAAAAACTCTCTTTGGTCCATGTGCCAACATCGACTTATGGCATAACATATTGAACCATCGAGCATCCATAAGATCACATTGACTGAATTTATAGTGTATCTTTGTATTAATCCCTTTGTCTCTCAATATCAATTAAGCTGAAGGCTAGATATGTGTCGTCTTTCCAATAGCTCAATCATTCTCTCGATTCTATAACAGATTACTTGTGATTGACTGCTCAATCATCCTTGGCATGACCATGCATTTTCATAATCTATAACACCGAGGGGCCAGGAACAAATTTTATCTTGATTATTCACATCCCATTACATGTCTCATGGTATACCCGAAGACTACTTTTATAACTATCCAGTCACGATGTAGCGTTTAGTAGACCCTAAACAACCTATTAAGCATGTTGAGAATCGAGATAATCTCAAGTCAACGGATCATACATCAACACTTAGTGAGAACACTGATGACACATCACATATAGCTCTCGCAACGTCTCTCGTTGAATCTATCCAACATGTTCCACATGATCGATTTGGTATCTTCGTACCATGATACATGGGacatgtataatatttaatcaagGAACCTTTGAAGAAATAGTAGCTTACAACATAAATAGTCTTATTAACGAATCACATATTCATTGATCAATAATAAGTTATCTATCTCAAAGAACAATGcatgataaatatgtaaacataGTGTGGGATAGAATATCTCTATGATTGTCTCTATGACATATCACTAACATAGTGCACTAACTCATCAATTGCATCTTTGACCGATGGTTCTCCACACCAGTGACTACGTCCCCTTCTGTGTCGTCCCTTGTCTCTCTTCTCTATTCCCTTCCTCAATCATAGCGGGAGTATCGATGATGATTTGTTGTAATGTCCGTCAAGGTAGCTGATTATATGGTAAACGTGATCGCTGTAGGCATGATAGTTGATATAGCAGCATATAGCCgaaggcaaaacaaaaattggaGTTGGAGTTATGGGGAAATCATCTCCCTAGGGCTACGGTGACCAAGGATCCAATGATGTTGGTCTAGGGTTTTGATATCATGtggaaaatattaaataggaAGAAATTATAagatttgttatatatttCACTGACCCTCGTAAGTGTATATATAGCATACATAGGAGATAAGACTTGGGGGACAAATATTCTATCATATGTCTATAGTATTCTATGTTTGTCTCCAAAGATTCCATTGGACTATTTTATCTCAACATATAGATATTTTGTCTCTAACAAGCATCCTGTTGTAACCGCAGTATTGCTACattaatgttatttttttatatattttgaacaTATTCACTGGATCGGAAGAGGTGCTATCTACTGTGAGCACTTTTGCTGACATGTCTTGTCAATTACTTTGTTATAACAGGGTTCAATTGTTACGGACAGCTTCAATTCCACATTTTGTGTTTATGACTCTGACATTGCTACTGGCTACGGTGTTGGTGCATTCCTGTTTCTCCTTTCTGGTCAGTCACTGCTTGTGGTAGTTACAAAGTGCATGTGTTTCGGCAAACCACTTGCACCTGGTGGAAGTAGAGCCTGGTCAATTATATACTTTGCTTCATCATGGTAATTTCTGAGAATACcaataaaaaagtttcaagTCGTTCCCATTTTATGGTCGCTTAGATGATGTCCTTGCCCATTGTCAGGGTCTCATTCATAATTGCCGAGTCATGTCTGATTGCTGGAGCAACAAAGAATGCGTACCATACCAAGTATAGACATATGGTATACGCAGGGAGTTGGACTTGCGAGTCTCTGCGCAAAGGAGTTTTTATTGCAGGAGCAGTCTTCGTGGTATTCACTATGACATTGAACGTATACTTCTACATTTACTACACAAAATCGACAAGCCAAGCtgccaaaaaaatcaacaagacTACACCCAATGTTGTTATGACTGGCCACCCATGAGAATTGACAGCACGAGGGATCCGATAGAACTTCAGATTTCAACACTTGGTGGTACTTGCTGTAAGTTTTCAGCGTTGGATTTCGGTGTATCATGTGACAAAACATAGTATTTGGAAAACTTATTTGGGGCTACGTTGTCGTGACACTATCAGATGTTTCGCAGctgtattattatattttcctaCAAGTTAGCGTACAAGAGAAATTCAttgtcataaaaataaaattatatatgttgaaaATGTATGCACCTGTAGAAATCATTGCAAATGAATATATCCAAAGTACAGAACATGAACGAAAAGTATTGACGCTTCTGAATCAGATCATTCACAGTAGCGGTCGCGTCGACGTTGTGCAAACATGTGCACAATGGTCGAAGTGCACCATGGCCGAAGAAAGATGTGTGATGGTGGATAAACGACACGCAGTTGGCACATATAGCTTGCGTAAAACCTTATTTACCCTGTGGTGCCAGACGGAAAAGGCAATGTTTGCTAAGACTTGCTCTTCCGATCTGCCGATGCATATTGTTGAGTGAAATGGAATAGACGACATATGCTGGTGCATTACATAGGAACCGGTAAACTCAAGGTTGTTTTTATGTCTGATACGTGGATGGAATTGAAAACTTTGTGCCCTCATTCGTTTATGTTTTGCTGATGAATGACAATATAATCATTGGGCTAACCATTTGCCTTAAGTTTGACTAGTAATGCGTCTGTGCTAACGTTATAACGTTATAGTCTCAGAATATGATTGCCaccatattaattatttattttgatataaaatacACTCAAGCTTAAAATCAATCCACATCGTGtatcaaatataattaacaCAAAGTGTAAATAATTtgatctctctctatatagAAGCTAGTATCTTGAATTATAACATTTTCATACTATGAACAAAATATGTTCACATAGAAAAAATGATGTAATGTTACAACACTAAATAACATGTTGTTGGCATCAGTAACAACATGGTCAATGCAATATAgctaattattttaatctaaCATTTAGCATTAGCGATAAGGATATTTCGTGCAACACCAGATATGTTCCTTTCAAATTCATTCTCTTGGTATGCCAGTCTATTAAACGAATGTCCGCTTATCTCATAGCCATcctacaaatatatttatttataaattagaatATTATACACTACTATAAATAATCAATGGAGTATTATGCggtacaaattaaattatgttatatatatgtatatatggtgACGCTCACAGTACACCGTAGAGACTATGCGCGTTACGAAACACGTAGCGTATCACACAATGATCAACCAACTACCCTCCACGTCTGCCCACcccctcccaccaccaccaccccaatAAAGCTagtggagttaaaaaataactgacaGATACGAGTGcttaagttaaaaaataacttatatatgtgtgaGGGTGTTTAGTATGATACACTATGGAGATAAAATCTAACTGATGATAGTGTGAAAGGAATGTGTGTATTTATTggttgagttaaaaattaaccgaTGAACCCATAGAATTTAGTTCCCATGAAAATTTAcggagttaaaaaataactaatgatAACGTGGAAGGAATATGTCTATTTACTGGTTCATTTATAGTTGTTCAATgtgcagttaaattttaactatcgTTCAAAATGTCTGCGTGAGATTGCTACCTGGGAAAATAACCTAACTATTGCAATGCTGTACTTgttgagataaaaaataacttgtcgATGGTCATGACAAAAATACTTTCGTCCACGCTTAACATTTATTTGGTTACAAAAATAACTAACACACGCCCATCGGCACCAAATCAACAAATTACATGGCTCGGTAGatgataagttaaaaattaactattgtgtaagataattatttgttaaCCATAGTCAATGATAACCAAAATCTTACAGcatgtttgagttaaaaaataactcatacTGACCCTGTGCCatgtttgtttgtaaatatagttAGAAAACATCAAGTAAGCAGAAAACTTCATAGACCATCTACTTATCATTCAcataatataaaagtttgtcaCTCCTATCagtaatagtaaaaatatatacattcatcttaAATAACAAAAGACACAAACCAAATTGTTACTGCACGCATGTGCAATGTGCTGTTGGGTCTAGACATAGCTTCGAGATGTTTATATGACACATTAGACATTCCCCTGCAAACGCCTTGATGCTATAGTGACGCCTTAACAACCATGGGTTAAGAAAACTTTCttaatatttacatttatGCAACTAATTTTCGATCTATGTAAAAGCATGCATTAAGAATGTCTTGACTGGTATGTCTGaaacaacatttatttatgACTGGAGAGATTATCTAGCACAAAAATCAGCGGCTTTACAACACCCTGCTTAGTACATGCTGTGTTACATCAGTCTGATTGATGATGTCAGAAGACTGCTACCACTGTAAACCTAGAGAAATATAACGAGGCACGAAAAAATTTCCAATGCAACGTCAAAAAACATCGTCTATCCCATCATTAcgagatgataaaatataaatgttctaTTGATACCTACATTTCTTATAGTAGGTCACTGACATCTGATCAAGCGTGCTTGACTTCACTCTTCGTCATTGGATCCTGCAAACAAGAAACATATTTATCAGttcagagttaattttgagtagGAAAAAGGTGAATTTTACTCCATAAACCTATTGAGCCGATGCACTTAGCCTAAACAATGGTTTGGCTCACTTTACCCCCTAACTTACTGAACATGGCTAACTTTCCTTCGTAACAGTATTCTACTTTACTATTTCTTTTCGTACATGGTGTATCTTAAAGCCCTgcttagttcccaaaaactttttccaataacatcacattgaatctttagGCATCTaaatgaacattaaaactaattacatagttatgggggaaatcgtgagacgaatcttttgagcctaattagtacatgattagccataagtgctatagtaaccaacatgggctaatgacggattaattagactcaaaagattcgtctcacggtttccagacggaatctgaaatttgttttgtaattagactatgtttagtACTTTAGATGTGTGACCATACGCGTCGATGTGGCCTCTcttctgaaaatttttggaaactgaaCCTCAGCCTAAGTTGAAACTTTGTGGGGCGATAGATAATATTATACTTtacatgtcaaaaaaaattgtaaactttataattgTTTGCATATTGGAAGCGCCAAAGACtgatttaaatatctatatttaaaacaGTATGCAGATTGTCACGTAAACTTTCTAATTATTTCATAATACAGATTATGTCATCATCACCTctgtttcttaaaaaaattcaacctAAAATAGGATTTGTATCAAGAGAAATATCATAAGGGAGTAGAGTGAGTTGTTCTAATTGGTTTTTGGGGTAAACTGAGCAAAAACATAGTTTAGGGAGCTAAGTGCACCAACAAAATAGATGAAATTTTTCCTTAGAGTGTGAACCGCACCATACATGTTCATATTGTAAAATCTCGTTCTGTATAGATACCTAGGCTGCGTTCGCCACCCTGCATAAGGTATCTAActcctctcgtttttcgcgcgcacgtttcccgaactgctaaacggtgtattttttgcaaaaattttctatagaaaagttgtttaaaaaaatcatattaatttattttatatttttttaataattaataattaattaatcatgtattaatctattactatgttttccgtgtcGAGGTAAGTTATCTTACCTCCTCCCAAACGAACAGGGCCCTAATTGGATTCGCAATTTTCAGAAGGCCACTTCTCACATGAGTAAAGAAGCTCTATGATATGAtaccaaaaccaaaatcatGTAGTACATAAACATAGTTATTTATGATACTAGTTATAGGCTGTGTGTTGCAGCAGTTTTTTCTTCAGCTAGAAGAAGGATTTGGGCTGAGTGGGGCTGTTCAGATTTTCATAAGTATTAGAGACATTTAAGTTCATATCTCCGCAGTTGTTATCCCTGCACTAAGTGCCCCCACCAACCCCTGCATTGTTTTCACAGAAAATACACCTTAGCCATGGTTTAGTGATACCATTCCACTAGTTGTTGGCTGCACACATCAGTCAACTTATCACCACTGACGGCCAACTATTATCGCTCTACAAAATAGTGGTTATATGTGTGTGGTCACCAACCACCATTTTCACACCAGGAGGGGTTTGCATCAGCAACATCTCACAGAGACTACTAACATTGCCATAAGGCGATATTGTGGTCACAACTAACTAGAAACTAGGCAACAAAAAGATATTTGGAGACTGCATGCTTCCTATCACTATAGTCAGtatcagaaaagaaaaatattcaagTGGCATTTTCGCAAACTAGTGAATCCATGCTTGTATTGGCATCCATCACAGCACCATCATAGCAATGGCATTTGGaagcatataaatttaagcaaTAACACAAAATTAAGTGCCTGTAGTTTAAACAGCAATAGAATAGCAGCCTAATGCTGTAGTTTAAACTATCAAGCAAAAGGAGGGGGTACGTCATATATTTCGGCAGGCAGAAATTAAACTAAATTATACTAAAGTTTTTAGCATACCTCCAAAGAAGCTCTATTTCACAGGAGCTAGGTCATTACCACCATCGCCGTCCTTATCTTTTCCACCAGCGGTGTCCTTGAATTGAGGGTTTCCATTCTTTGTCTGCTTACTTGAATTCCTCTTGCTATACTTTCTCATATATCGATCCACCAACTCATTCTCCTGCTTAGTCCCAAGGTGACCCTTCCTTTTAACTTTCATACTCTCCTTGACATGTTTACCAACCACACACTCTAGTGCGAGAACAATAGTGACTGATGGATCTAATCGTCGCCTAGCAGGCCTCCCAATCCGACACAGTGGCTCTACTCCAGTTTCAACATCATCAAGCTGATCCATCATGTTGGTCACACAAAGTTCCTGATCTCCATAAACCTTCTTCCCACAAACCATAGTTTTGTGACACTTGCCCTGCACAGCTGAGTCACCACCAGACGTGTTCCCGGCACGTGAAATCCTATGAGACCCATTCATCGCCAGATGCAGCTGCAACGCCAACTCCTCATCTGGCAAATCTGGGTTACAACCAGCTGTCCTCTGAGATCCccctccagcagcagcaggggccAACGCCTCCTTTACACGGTTGGAAGCCAGCTTAACTTCCATAGCCTTCCTCACGGCATTGTCTTTTGCTTCAGCCACGATTTCCCCCTTCCTCGGCTCCCTGGCGACTGCCTGCAGCATATGCACGGGAGCGACGCCCCCCTGCTTCCCACCCGGTTTGACGGTTGGGCAGCAATCGACGCAGACAAAATTCTCCACATCGATGGGCTGGACTAGCGAGGTGCGATGCTCACCTGAGATACAGTAGTGGTGGACGCAGCGGTTGCAGAATCTGCAAGTGACAGAACAGTCCTCGGGTGGGAGGTTGTCGAGGGAGAGGCAGTACGAGCAAACAGCCGCGGAGCGGACAAGATAGAGGCATTCCGTGCAGAGGAGGACGATGCGCCAGAGGGACCGGAGAGGGCGGACAGGTCGGCGCTTggcccccggcggcggcggcgggaagcgTACACCGCAGCAGTGGCAAAGGTTGATGTCGGGCTGGCCGGGTGCGGGAGAAGGGGGCGGCAGGGTCGCCCGGGGAGCTGCggcccggcggcgggggcggtgctTTGAGAGGAGCCGGGACGGCGGGGAGTGGTGACCGGCGTCCGGGGTGATGATGTTGGGTGCTTCTTGCACCATGAGTACCTAGGGTTTGAGTGAGGTGGTGGAGAATTTGGCCTTTCGGCATCTGGTCTGCTCGACCCTATGGCCTGCTAGCGTGACAACGAAAACAAGCCACTGACTTCTGTACCGTTTTTGCGCTTAGGGCAGGCTTCCAAGTGGCTAGCGGTCTGG contains the following coding sequences:
- the LOC102716222 gene encoding uncharacterized protein LOC102716222 is translated as MVQEAPNIITPDAGHHSPPSRLLSKHRPRRRAAAPRATLPPPSPAPGQPDINLCHCCGVRFPPPPPGAKRRPVRPLRSLWRIVLLCTECLYLVRSAAVCSYCLSLDNLPPEDCSVTCRFCNRCVHHYCISGEHRTSLVQPIDVENFVCVDCCPTVKPGGKQGGVAPVHMLQAVAREPRKGEIVAEAKDNAVRKAMEVKLASNRVKEALAPAAAGGGSQRTAGCNPDLPDEELALQLHLAMNGSHRISRAGNTSGGDSAVQGKCHKTMVCGKKVYGDQELCVTNMMDQLDDVETGVEPLCRIGRPARRRLDPSVTIVLALECVVGKHVKESMKVKRKGHLGTKQENELVDRYMRKYSKRNSSKQTKNGNPQFKDTAGGKDKDGDGGNDLAPVK
- the LOC102715947 gene encoding uncharacterized protein LOC102715947 translates to MGDTERSSILVHILVVALCLTAFGFAIAAEHRRSTGSIVTDSFNSTFCVYDSDIATGYGVGAFLFLLSGQSLLVVVTKCMCFGKPLAPGGSRAWSIIYFASSWVSFIIAESCLIAGATKNAYHTKYRHMVYAGSWTCESLRKGVFIAGAVFVVFTMTLNVYFYIYYTKSTSQAAKKINKTTPNVVMTGHP